Proteins found in one Quercus robur chromosome 2, dhQueRobu3.1, whole genome shotgun sequence genomic segment:
- the LOC126715446 gene encoding uncharacterized protein LOC126715446, with the protein MSAIVCGKRSSIFEDNLSPPVSKRIRCSSSSPVRFSPPTTATTTLSSSSTSFDLIHHLTTIFPHMDHKLLERALEECGDDLDSAIRSLNELRLGSTGDNLGSTAPKSDAIPEANVQSQGVVTDNGEVTPCEEQSAPQNPPMDGNDWVELFVREMMSSSNVDDARARASRVLEVLERSICARASTEATQSFHQENMMLKEQVEALIQENSILKRAVSIQHERQKESEERNQELQHLKQLVSQYQDQLRTLEVNNYALTMHLKQAQQSNSIPGRFHPDVF; encoded by the exons ATGTCTGCCATAGTGTGCGGGAAGAGATCCTCCATTTTCGAAGATAATCTCAGCCCACCTGTTTCCAAGAGAATTcgttgctcttcttcttcacctgTTCGATTCTCTCCGCCCACCACCGCAACTActactctctcttcttcctccacCTCCTTCGATTTGATCCACCACCTCACGACTATTTTTCCTCACATGGACCACAAG CTTCTTGAGAGAGCGCTTGAAGAATGTGGTGATGATCTTGATTCCGCTATCAGAAGTTTGAATGAGCTTCGTTTAGGATCTACTGGTGATAACTTGGGTTCTACTGCACCCAAATCTGATGCAATACCGGAAGCAAATGTTCAATCACAAG GTGTAGTGACAGATAATGGAGAGGTCACACCTTGTGAGGAGCAATCAGCTCCACAGAACCCTCCCATGGATGGTAATGACTGGGTGGAGCTCTTCGTTAGAGAAATGATGAGTTCCTCCAATGTAGATGATGCTAGAGCTCGTGCTTCAAGAGTGCTTGAGGTTTTGGAGAGATCCATCTGTGCACGTGCAAGCACTGAGGCCACCCAAAGCTTTCACCAG GAAAACATGATGCTGAAGGAACAAGTAGAAGCACTTATTCAGGAAAATTCAATTCTCAAGCGAGCAGTGTCTATCCAACATGAACGTCAGAAAGAGTCTGAAGAAAGAAACCAGGAGTTGCAACATCTGAAGCAACTGGTATCCCAGTACCAGGATCAGCTGAGAACATTAGAG GTGAACAATTATGCATTGACAATGCATCTAAAACAGGCTCAGCAAAGCAACTCCATCCCAGGGCGTTTCCACCCTGACGTCTTCTAG
- the LOC126715447 gene encoding calmodulin-like protein 3 has protein sequence MVLITVLLLAVLFLAGFLNIFFHFPSKKFLAWVQQYFSPIKSSSSSSSSSSSAISHTPQQVSHKEKTSHNKAELKKVFSTFDKNGDGFITKQELRESLKNIRIFVTEKEVEEMVLKVDANGNGLIEFDEFCVLCEAMVGQEGASEGDGKEGVGKEGVEEDLKEAFDVFDKDRDGLISVEELGSVLCSLGLKEGKKIEDCNEMIRKVDMDGDGMVNFVEFKSMMKGGGTLLFGT, from the coding sequence ATGGTGCTAATAACAGTGCTGTTATTAGCAGTTCTATTTCTTGCTGGCTTCTTAaatatattctttcattttcctAGCAAGAAGTTTCTTGCATGGGTGCAACAGTATTTTTCACCCAtcaaatcttcttcttcttcttcttcctcttcttcttcagctatTTCTCACACACCCCAACAAGTTTCTCACAAAGAGAAGACTTCCCACAATAAGGCTGAGCTCAAGAAAGTCTTTTCCACCTTTGACAAGAACGGTGATGGATTCATAACAAAGCAAGAGCTGAGAGAGTCATTGAAGAACATCAGGATATTTGTGACAGAGAAAGAGGTTGAAGAAATGGTTTTGAAAGTGGATGCTAATGGAAACGGGTTGATTGAGTTTGATGAGTTTTGTGTGTTGTGTGAAGCCATGGTTGGTCAAGAGGGAGCGAGCGAAGGAGATGGGAAAGAAGGTGTAGGAAAGGAAGGAGTAGAGGAGGATTTGAAGGAGGCTTTTGATGTGTTTGATAAAGATAGAGATGGGTTAATTAGCGTGGAGGAGTTGGGCTCGGTTTTGTGCTCTTTGGGGTTAAAGGAAGGAAAGAAGATTGAGGATTGCAACGAGATGATAAGGAAAGTGGATATGGATGGGGATGGTATGGTTAATTTTGTTGAGTTTAAGAGCATGATGAAAGGTGGAGGAACCCTTCTCTTTGGCACCTAA